The proteins below come from a single Chitinophaga pinensis DSM 2588 genomic window:
- a CDS encoding ABC transporter ATP-binding protein yields MIKLERVNKSFQNGKPAVSDVSFEVNTGETLVLLGTSGSGKTTTLRMINRLIAPDSGKIYVNGEAVTNQETTSLRRNIGYVLQDNGLFPHYTVAENIGIVPSLLKWDKKRIEERTRTLMEKLHLPPTEYYHAYPQQLSGGQQQRVGLARALAADPPVLLMDEPFGALDPVTRASVRKEFRSLDEISNKTVIMVTHDVQEAFQLGDRICLMDKGTIQQTGTPAELLFAPANDFVIHFFQEQRLLLELNAVKLSDIRTLLPTDHVTEKGSPILPEDASCWDALEQMTTLSKPVYYSFDGKLIRIDSAALMQAFTQYKQTISSNGRSTRLS; encoded by the coding sequence ATGATAAAGCTTGAACGTGTCAACAAATCTTTTCAGAACGGCAAGCCTGCTGTCAGTGATGTGTCTTTCGAGGTCAATACAGGAGAAACCCTCGTACTGCTGGGTACCAGCGGAAGCGGGAAGACCACTACCCTACGCATGATCAACAGACTCATAGCACCCGATAGCGGAAAAATATATGTGAATGGAGAGGCAGTGACCAACCAGGAGACCACTTCACTTCGTCGTAATATCGGCTATGTCTTGCAGGATAATGGATTGTTTCCGCACTACACGGTCGCAGAAAATATCGGTATTGTCCCCTCTTTACTCAAATGGGATAAAAAACGCATAGAAGAAAGGACCCGTACACTGATGGAAAAATTGCATCTCCCTCCCACCGAGTATTATCATGCTTATCCGCAACAACTCAGCGGCGGACAACAGCAACGTGTCGGACTTGCCCGTGCCCTCGCAGCAGATCCCCCGGTATTACTGATGGATGAACCTTTTGGTGCACTGGATCCCGTAACGAGAGCCAGTGTCAGAAAAGAATTCCGCTCACTTGACGAGATCAGCAATAAAACCGTCATCATGGTCACACACGATGTACAGGAAGCCTTTCAACTGGGCGACCGTATCTGCCTCATGGATAAAGGAACCATTCAGCAGACCGGCACGCCGGCCGAACTACTGTTCGCTCCCGCCAATGATTTTGTTATACACTTTTTCCAGGAGCAACGTCTGCTGCTGGAATTGAATGCAGTGAAACTGTCAGATATCCGCACGTTACTGCCGACAGACCATGTGACGGAAAAAGGTTCGCCTATATTACCGGAAGACGCCTCCTGCTGGGATGCCTTAGAGCAGATGACCACGCTCTCCAAACCCGTGTATTATTCTTTTGATGGCAAGCTCATTCGCATAGACAGCGCCGCGTTGATGCAGGCATTTACACAATACAAGCAAACTATCAGCAGCAATGGAAGATCAACCCGGCTTTCCTGA
- a CDS encoding ABC transporter permease/substrate-binding protein, with protein MEDQPGFPEFVQQQAGKLLEQTLQHIGLTFISLLIAVVIGVPLGILITRKKKLAGAILGIAGVLQTIPSIALLGFMIPLLGIGAKPAIVALFLYALLPIIRNTYTGILQVDPTVIDAATGMGMSQQQLLLKVQLPLAMPVILAGIRTATVINVGVATLAAYIAAGGLGEFIFGGIALNNTNMILAGAIPAALLAILFDAGVARLQKLRMRSVKTALYILPFLLLILSSFYLLPAAYGSSLVAGFTPEFMGRKDGNLGLKQVYGLNMRTVVISDMIMYKAAYEKTLDVISGSSTDGRVKAFDLQVLEDDKHIFPPYYAAPIARQATLDKYPELAPALNKLSGIINDSVMTELNYRVDHLKQDPALVASDFLKAKGLLQPARKGAKGTVVIGAKIFGDGYILANMYKLLVNGYTDLEAVTKTGLGGTKICFDALTSGQIDLYPEYTGTGLLVILQTDKAVIDSLIADKQKVYDYVSQAFIQQYQIRWLPPIGFNNTYALMMRKQQAAELHITSISDLKEYLQHH; from the coding sequence ATGGAAGATCAACCCGGCTTTCCTGAATTTGTGCAACAACAGGCCGGCAAACTACTGGAACAAACGTTGCAACATATCGGGCTAACATTTATTTCTTTACTGATCGCAGTCGTCATCGGTGTACCGCTGGGCATACTGATCACCCGTAAAAAAAAGCTGGCAGGCGCCATATTAGGCATTGCCGGCGTTTTACAGACCATACCCAGTATCGCCTTACTCGGTTTCATGATCCCCCTGCTGGGCATCGGCGCCAAACCGGCGATTGTAGCACTCTTTCTGTATGCACTCCTGCCTATTATCAGAAATACCTATACGGGTATCCTGCAGGTAGATCCTACCGTTATTGATGCCGCAACAGGTATGGGTATGAGTCAGCAGCAACTGCTGTTAAAAGTACAACTGCCACTGGCCATGCCGGTAATACTGGCAGGCATCCGAACGGCAACGGTAATCAATGTTGGCGTCGCTACCCTGGCCGCCTATATCGCAGCAGGTGGTTTAGGTGAATTCATTTTTGGCGGTATCGCACTCAATAATACCAACATGATACTGGCAGGCGCTATTCCGGCTGCCTTATTGGCCATATTGTTTGATGCAGGTGTGGCACGACTGCAAAAACTACGGATGCGAAGCGTCAAAACGGCATTGTATATCTTACCTTTTTTGTTGCTTATCTTATCGTCTTTTTACCTGCTTCCAGCCGCATATGGCAGTAGCCTCGTAGCCGGATTTACACCAGAATTTATGGGGCGTAAAGATGGAAATCTGGGCTTAAAACAGGTATACGGACTGAATATGCGCACAGTCGTGATCAGCGATATGATCATGTATAAAGCGGCTTACGAGAAAACCCTGGACGTCATCAGCGGCAGCAGTACAGATGGCAGGGTCAAGGCTTTTGACCTGCAGGTGCTGGAAGATGATAAACATATCTTTCCCCCCTACTACGCAGCGCCCATCGCACGGCAGGCCACACTCGATAAGTATCCTGAACTCGCGCCCGCACTAAATAAACTATCTGGTATAATTAATGATAGTGTAATGACTGAACTGAACTACAGGGTAGATCACCTGAAACAGGATCCCGCACTTGTAGCCAGTGATTTTTTAAAAGCTAAAGGATTATTACAGCCAGCCAGAAAAGGTGCTAAAGGAACAGTTGTCATCGGTGCTAAAATATTCGGGGACGGCTACATTCTTGCCAATATGTATAAACTGCTGGTGAACGGGTATACTGACCTGGAAGCAGTCACAAAAACCGGCCTGGGAGGTACTAAAATCTGTTTTGATGCACTCACCAGTGGACAGATAGATCTTTACCCCGAATATACGGGTACCGGTTTACTGGTCATTTTACAGACAGATAAAGCTGTTATCGACTCCCTGATTGCGGACAAACAAAAAGTATATGACTACGTTTCACAGGCGTTTATACAACAGTACCAGATCAGATGGTTACCTCCTATTGGCTTCAACAACACATATGCATTAATGATGCGCAAACAGCAGGCAGCTGAGCTGCATATCACATCTATATCAGATCTAAAGGAATATTTACAGCATCACTAA
- the egtB gene encoding ergothioneine biosynthesis protein EgtB yields MQLKNDFNTVRKRSMHICAPLKTEDYVVQPVVDVSPPKWHLGHTTWFFETFLLKPHFPGYKEFDPNYNFVFNSYYETVGARVIRTDRGNLSRPAVEDVMRYREHVDKAMQAFLDTPLSDELKTLVVLGLNHEEQHQELLYTDIKFILGHNPLMPAYSDTLVDNYIAPATEKPFVEMEAGLYDIGYKGDGFCFDNELGRHTVYLQQYSIASQPVTNGEYLEFMEAGGYTDFRHWHAEGWDWVKKNEVKAPLYWHHVDGKWQHYNWQGLQPINENEPVCHISYYEATAYAAWKGFRLPTEFEWEAASAQFSWGQRWEWTESAYLPYPGFVKAPGAIGEYNGKFMVSQMVLRGGSEVTPPNHSRDTYRNFFHPSLRWQFTGIRLAK; encoded by the coding sequence ATGCAATTGAAAAATGATTTTAACACCGTGCGGAAAAGGTCCATGCATATCTGCGCACCCCTGAAAACAGAGGACTATGTGGTTCAGCCGGTCGTTGATGTGAGTCCGCCGAAATGGCATCTCGGACACACGACCTGGTTCTTCGAAACTTTTCTGCTGAAGCCGCATTTTCCGGGTTACAAAGAATTTGATCCGAACTATAATTTCGTATTCAACAGTTACTATGAAACAGTAGGCGCCCGCGTGATACGCACAGACAGAGGCAACCTAAGCCGCCCCGCTGTGGAAGACGTTATGCGCTATCGTGAGCATGTCGACAAAGCCATGCAGGCATTCCTGGATACACCATTGTCTGACGAACTGAAAACACTGGTTGTACTCGGCCTCAATCACGAGGAACAACACCAGGAACTACTGTATACGGACATTAAGTTCATCCTGGGGCACAACCCGCTGATGCCCGCCTATTCTGATACGCTGGTCGATAACTACATCGCGCCCGCTACAGAAAAACCATTCGTGGAAATGGAAGCAGGCCTCTATGACATCGGTTATAAAGGCGACGGTTTCTGTTTTGATAATGAACTGGGCAGACATACCGTCTATCTCCAGCAATATAGCATTGCCTCCCAACCGGTGACCAACGGAGAATACCTGGAATTCATGGAAGCAGGCGGCTATACAGACTTCCGTCACTGGCACGCAGAAGGCTGGGACTGGGTAAAGAAAAATGAAGTAAAAGCGCCGCTTTACTGGCATCATGTGGATGGCAAATGGCAACATTATAACTGGCAGGGACTCCAGCCAATAAATGAAAATGAGCCTGTTTGTCACATCAGCTATTATGAAGCCACCGCTTATGCCGCATGGAAAGGTTTCCGGCTGCCAACCGAATTTGAATGGGAAGCAGCATCGGCACAATTTTCCTGGGGACAAAGATGGGAATGGACGGAAAGTGCATACCTCCCTTATCCAGGCTTTGTAAAAGCTCCCGGCGCCATTGGCGAATACAACGGCAAATTCATGGTCAGTCAGATGGTATTGCGTGGTGGTTCGGAAGTAACGCCTCCCAATCATAGCCGCGATACCTACCGGAACTTCTTCCATCCTTCATTGAGATGGCAGTTTACCGGCATCAGACTGGCAAAATAA
- a CDS encoding L-histidine N(alpha)-methyltransferase, with the protein MATTSVMHTVLVPVKQDQQEIFLQDVIRGLSAKNKYLDSKYFYDAEGDRLFQEIMRCHEYYPTNCEMEILQEQSAAISQTILSYTNRFDVVELGAGDATKSIHLLRELLNTGKDFTYYPVDISGNVITQLEQSLPSQLPALKVHGLHGEYFDMLQEANVLSDKNKVVLCMGGNIGNFTPVEARKFARQLRNYLQPGDLVMIGFDLKKHPQIILDAYNDSAGITKDFNLNLLKRINRELGGNFDITKFDHYPTYDPGTGACKSYLVSLEEQDVTVGGQTFHFGLHEYIYMEISQKYDLEATEQLAVQSGFETVANFFDNRKWFADNMWLCV; encoded by the coding sequence ATGGCCACCACCTCTGTAATGCATACGGTATTAGTTCCCGTGAAACAGGACCAGCAGGAAATCTTTTTACAGGATGTGATCCGCGGACTCAGTGCAAAAAATAAGTACCTGGACTCCAAATATTTTTATGATGCCGAGGGCGACCGCCTTTTCCAGGAGATCATGCGTTGCCATGAATACTACCCGACCAATTGCGAAATGGAAATATTACAGGAACAGTCAGCTGCCATCAGCCAGACCATCCTCTCTTATACCAATCGCTTTGATGTAGTGGAACTAGGCGCAGGCGATGCGACAAAGTCCATACACCTGCTCCGGGAATTACTGAACACAGGCAAAGATTTCACCTACTACCCTGTCGATATATCCGGTAACGTCATTACACAACTGGAGCAGTCTTTACCTTCCCAGTTACCCGCACTGAAAGTGCACGGTTTACACGGCGAATACTTTGACATGTTACAGGAAGCCAACGTGCTCTCTGATAAAAACAAAGTAGTGCTCTGTATGGGTGGCAACATCGGTAATTTCACACCGGTAGAAGCAAGAAAATTCGCCCGCCAGTTAAGGAACTATCTGCAACCGGGCGACCTGGTGATGATCGGCTTCGACCTGAAAAAACATCCGCAGATTATACTGGACGCTTATAACGACAGCGCAGGGATTACAAAGGATTTTAACCTCAATCTGCTGAAGCGGATTAACCGCGAACTGGGAGGTAATTTTGATATCACGAAGTTTGATCATTATCCGACGTACGATCCGGGCACAGGAGCCTGCAAAAGCTACCTGGTAAGTTTGGAAGAACAGGATGTGACTGTCGGCGGACAAACATTCCATTTTGGTCTCCACGAATACATATACATGGAGATTTCGCAGAAGTATGACCTGGAAGCAACAGAGCAACTGGCCGTACAGTCAGGCTTTGAGACGGTGGCTAACTTCTTCGACAACCGTAAATGGTTTGCAGATAATATGTGGCTTTGCGTATAA
- a CDS encoding DinB family protein, whose protein sequence is MTTARNHDKEIVKTLEQFLNGGHAHATFEDAVKDLPAALRGEAPEGMPYSIWQLVEHIRITQWDILEFSRDAEHTSPDWPEGYWPKEKAPKDDAAWKHSLAQIKSDLKEFVALLNDPDVDLYKPFAHGDGQHLLREAMLIADHTSYHTGEIIVLRRLLGAWK, encoded by the coding sequence ATGACTACAGCGCGCAATCATGATAAAGAGATCGTAAAGACACTGGAGCAGTTCCTAAACGGGGGACATGCACATGCTACCTTTGAAGATGCTGTAAAGGACCTGCCGGCTGCACTGAGGGGAGAGGCGCCTGAGGGGATGCCTTACAGTATCTGGCAACTGGTGGAACACATCCGCATTACACAGTGGGACATTCTTGAGTTTTCCCGTGATGCAGAACATACGTCTCCTGATTGGCCGGAAGGTTATTGGCCGAAGGAGAAAGCGCCGAAAGATGATGCGGCATGGAAGCATAGTCTGGCGCAGATTAAAAGCGATCTGAAGGAATTTGTTGCGTTATTAAATGATCCTGATGTAGACTTGTATAAGCCATTTGCGCATGGAGATGGACAGCATCTGTTGCGTGAAGCGATGTTGATTGCAGATCATACCAGTTATCATACAGGAGAGATCATTGTGCTCAGGAGGCTACTGGGGGCCTGGAAATAG
- a CDS encoding TetR/AcrR family transcriptional regulator: protein MQDTKEKIIALADQLIRTKGYNAFSYKDISDPLEIKNAAIHYHFPTKTDLGIAVVDFETERFKEHTAKWSGMSEDKQLKQLFETFNRKHKEGLVCLMGTLSPDYKTFPESLQEKVTGMSTAFANWTSQCLENGRKKGIFAFDGDADDRALLVLSNLLASLLMSRVMGPKTYSKISGQLYKDLLKK from the coding sequence ATGCAGGATACCAAAGAGAAAATTATTGCGCTGGCAGACCAGCTGATCAGGACCAAAGGATACAATGCCTTTAGTTATAAAGATATATCTGATCCGCTGGAGATAAAAAATGCGGCTATTCACTATCATTTTCCCACCAAAACCGACCTGGGCATAGCGGTGGTAGACTTTGAAACTGAACGCTTTAAGGAGCATACCGCCAAATGGTCCGGCATGTCGGAAGATAAACAGCTGAAACAGCTGTTTGAGACCTTTAACAGGAAACATAAAGAGGGGCTGGTCTGCCTGATGGGCACCCTGTCCCCTGACTATAAAACCTTCCCCGAGTCCTTACAGGAAAAGGTCACAGGAATGTCAACGGCTTTTGCCAACTGGACTTCTCAATGTCTTGAAAACGGACGTAAAAAAGGAATCTTTGCGTTTGATGGCGATGCTGACGACAGGGCCTTACTGGTACTTAGTAATCTACTGGCTTCGCTGCTGATGAGCAGGGTCATGGGACCAAAAACATATAGTAAAATAAGTGGTCAGTTATATAAAGACCTCTTGAAAAAGTAA
- the fabF gene encoding beta-ketoacyl-ACP synthase II: MQTLKRAVITGLGALTPIGNNVADFWNNLVAGKSGAARITKFNPDPFRTQFACELKDFNPASVLDRNDIRKTDPFTQYALVAAQQAVTDSGLDFSKMDPFDSGVIWGSGQGGMLTFEEQVKEYTVGNYVPRFNPYFVPKLIANMASGMISIRFGLMGINYTTVSACATSNTAIMDALNYIRLGKAKVIITGGSEAPITEASVGGFCAMKAMSTRNDDPATGSRPFDTDRDGFVMGEGAAALVVEEYEHAVARGAHIYAELVGAAMTADAYHMTATHPEGKGALQGMKIALKDADLQAADVDYLNAHATSTPVGDLSELAAIRSLFGDAPAHLSISATKSMTGHLLGAAGAIEAIASILSIKNGIIPPTINTTQLDPAIPAGLQIVLKDAIHKKVRVAMSNTFGFGGHNGIVVFKEMN, encoded by the coding sequence ATGCAAACACTTAAAAGAGCAGTCATCACCGGCCTTGGCGCACTCACTCCGATTGGCAACAACGTGGCTGATTTCTGGAACAACCTGGTAGCAGGTAAGAGCGGAGCTGCACGCATTACGAAGTTCAATCCGGATCCATTCAGGACGCAGTTTGCCTGTGAACTCAAGGATTTTAATCCGGCCAGTGTACTGGACCGCAACGATATACGCAAGACAGATCCCTTTACACAATATGCACTGGTGGCTGCACAACAGGCAGTGACTGACTCCGGACTGGATTTCTCCAAAATGGATCCCTTCGACAGCGGTGTGATCTGGGGCTCCGGACAAGGTGGAATGCTCACCTTCGAAGAACAGGTAAAAGAATATACAGTGGGCAATTATGTACCACGCTTCAACCCTTACTTCGTACCTAAGCTGATCGCCAATATGGCTTCAGGTATGATCTCCATCCGTTTTGGACTGATGGGGATCAACTATACCACCGTATCAGCCTGTGCAACGTCTAACACAGCTATCATGGATGCCCTCAACTACATCCGTCTTGGTAAGGCAAAAGTGATCATCACAGGCGGTTCCGAAGCGCCGATTACAGAAGCTTCCGTAGGTGGCTTCTGTGCAATGAAGGCCATGTCTACCCGCAATGATGATCCGGCAACAGGTTCCAGACCGTTTGATACAGACAGAGACGGTTTTGTGATGGGTGAAGGCGCTGCAGCGCTGGTCGTGGAAGAATATGAGCATGCAGTAGCCAGAGGTGCACATATCTATGCTGAACTGGTAGGCGCCGCCATGACAGCAGATGCATACCATATGACAGCCACACATCCGGAAGGAAAAGGCGCATTACAAGGTATGAAAATAGCCCTGAAAGACGCAGACCTGCAGGCCGCCGATGTTGACTATCTGAATGCACATGCCACCTCTACACCGGTAGGTGATCTGAGCGAACTGGCAGCTATCAGAAGTCTGTTTGGAGATGCACCTGCACATTTATCCATCAGTGCTACAAAATCCATGACTGGACACCTCCTGGGTGCTGCAGGCGCTATTGAAGCAATTGCTTCAATCCTCAGTATAAAAAATGGAATTATTCCGCCAACTATCAATACCACACAACTGGATCCTGCTATACCTGCAGGCTTACAGATCGTGCTGAAAGATGCGATACATAAGAAAGTACGCGTGGCGATGAGCAATACATTCGGTTTCGGTGGTCACAATGGAATTGTGGTATTCAAAGAAATGAACTGA